TATGAAGGAGTCCATAAACAGGACTTCTAAACCCTGGCTTTTATGTAATTGTACGTAGGTTGCTTGGGTGACTTCATCGGTGCAGTAAAAGACGCGGTTTTCTTGGCGTTCTTTGTTGCGTTCCAGGTAGTCTTTGAGGGTGGTGTATTGGGATGTTGGATTTTGTTGTTCTCCGGAGGTTGGGGTGACTTCTTGCCAAACATCGCCTTCCTGAGATTGTACTTCGACGGCTGGGGGAGTTTCGGGAGTTGCTTGTGTAAGGTTGGCGGTGGTGCGATAGATGATGATGTCTTCGACTTGCTTTTTGAATTTGTCGTCGTTGAGGGAGCCAAATTTGACGAAGGTGCCAACATCTTGCCAGCAACGGATGTATTCTTCGCGCTGTTCGCGGTAGAGTTCTTTTAAGCGATCGCCTACTTTTTTGGCGATGTAATCTGCTATTCTCCGGACAGTACGGTCGTTGGTTAGGGCACTGCGAGAGACGTTGAGGGGGATGTCGGTGCTATCAATGACACCTTGCAGAGGTAGCAGGAATTTGGGGATAACTTCTTCGCAGCGATCGCTCACAAAAACCTGGTTACAGAATAGTTTAATCTGCCCTTTAGTGACATCGACATCCGGCTTCAGCTTCGGGAAGTATAGAATCCCATTGAGAATGAAGGGATAGTCAGTATTTAGATGCACCCACAGCAGCGGATCTTCTTGGAACGGGTAGAGGTAGCGGTAGAATTCTAGATAATCTTCTTTGGCCAGGTTTTGCGGCGATTCCTTCCACGGTGCCTTTTGACGATTGATTACCTCCCCATCCAGTTTGATAGATACTGGCATGAAGTCGCAGTAGGTTTTCACCAACTGACGAATCCGCATCGGTTCCAGATATTCCTGTTCTTCATCCTGAAGGGTGAGGGTAATGGTGGTACCGCGTTCAGTGCGTGGCGACTCTTCTAAAACAAAGGCTGGTGAACCATCGCAAGACCAGTGTACTGCTTGGGCTCCTGGCTGGTATGAGAGGGTATCAATCTCGACTTTTTGCGCCACCATGAAGGAGGAGTAAAAGCCTAGTCCGAAGTGACCGATAATTTGCTGTTCGGCGCTGGCTTTATACTTTTGGATAAATTCTTCAGCGCTGGAGAAAGCAACTTGGTTGATGTACTTCTTCACCTCATCGGCTGTCATCCCGATACCGTTATCGGTTATAGATAGGGTCTTTTTGTCTTTGTCAATAGCGATGTTAATTTCTGGTTCGCCTATTTCGCCTGTGACTTCCCCAGCGAAGGAAACCATTTTAAGTTTCTGGATAGCATCGACGGCGTTGGATACCAGTTCCCGCAAGAAGATTTCGTGGTCTG
This region of Funiculus sociatus GB2-C1 genomic DNA includes:
- the htpG gene encoding molecular chaperone HtpG — protein: MLEQGTITIHTENIFPIIKKSLYTDHEIFLRELVSNAVDAIQKLKMVSFAGEVTGEIGEPEINIAIDKDKKTLSITDNGIGMTADEVKKYINQVAFSSAEEFIQKYKASAEQQIIGHFGLGFYSSFMVAQKVEIDTLSYQPGAQAVHWSCDGSPAFVLEESPRTERGTTITLTLQDEEQEYLEPMRIRQLVKTYCDFMPVSIKLDGEVINRQKAPWKESPQNLAKEDYLEFYRYLYPFQEDPLLWVHLNTDYPFILNGILYFPKLKPDVDVTKGQIKLFCNQVFVSDRCEEVIPKFLLPLQGVIDSTDIPLNVSRSALTNDRTVRRIADYIAKKVGDRLKELYREQREEYIRCWQDVGTFVKFGSLNDDKFKKQVEDIIIYRTTANLTQATPETPPAVEVQSQEGDVWQEVTPTSGEQQNPTSQYTTLKDYLERNKERQENRVFYCTDEVTQATYVQLHKSQGLEVLFMDSFIDTHFISFLEREHPDVKFSRVDSELDKTLIDQDKSGEIVDPKTNKTRSEQIKELFQQALNKPKLNIRTEALKSDDLQATPPAMVLLPEVLRRLREMNALMQQQNVEFPEEHVLVVNTAHPLIQNLTQMSQGSIIQEEGRSPTGELTNLICQHIYDLALMAQKGFDAEGMKSFVERSNQVLTRLTER